Genomic segment of Penaeus vannamei isolate JL-2024 chromosome 36, ASM4276789v1, whole genome shotgun sequence:
atttttatcaatattttattttctttctttatccacccattcctctattttttccctttatttttatcagtgttttattttctttctttatccacccATTCCTCTATTTTTGCCctttatttttatcagttttattttctttctttatccacccATTCCTCTATTTTTGCCCTTCATTTTTTATCaatgttctattttctttctttattcactcaTTCCTCTATTTTTGccctttatttttatcaatgtcaatctttatccattcctttatttttatcaatgttttattttctttctttatccacccATTCCTCTATTTTTGccctttatttttatcaatgttttattttctttctttatccactcATTCCTCTATTTTTGCcctttatttttatcaatctttctttatCCACTCATTCCTCTATTTTTGCcctttatttttatcaatctttctttatCCACTCATTCCTCTATTTTTGCcctttatttttatcaatctttctttatCCACTCATTCCTCTATTTTTGccctttatttttatcaatgttctattttctttctttatccactcattcctctatctttatcaatgttttattttctttctttatccactcattcctctatctttatcaatgttttattttctttctttatccactcATTCCTctattttatcagttttattttctttctttatccactcattcctctatttttatcaatgttttattttctttctttatctactcattcctctatttttatcaattattttctttctttatccactcattcctctatttttatcaatgttttattttctttctttatccactcattcctctatttttccttcaGACAGCATAGCCCCTGTTAAGCTTCCTTCGTCAGATATTAGTGTTGGAACCATAGCGACACCTACAGGATGGGGGCGCCAGTCGGACAGTAGGTATcgggtgcgtgtgtgggagggtgggggtgggaggggggtatatttgtgtgtgggtgtgggaggggtgtgtgggggggtatgtttgtgtgtgtgtgcgggagggagggggggggagggagggggtatgtttgtgtgcgggtgtgggagggggggggagggagggggtatgtttgtgtgcgggtgtgggagggtatgtttgtgtgtgtgtgtgtgggggggggggtatgtttgtgtgtggggggggggggatatgtttgtgtgtggggtgggggggtggggggggtatgtttgtgtgggtgtgtggggggtatgtttgtgtgtgggtgtataggggggtatgtttgtgtgtatggggagGGTTGTGTAGGGTGgtggggtatgtttgtgtgtgtgtgcgtgtgtttgtttgtgtatgtttgtgtgtgtgtgtgtttgtttgcgtttgtgtgtgtgtgtgtgtgtgcttgtttgtgtttgtgtgtgtgtgggtatgtttgtgtgtggggggggtatgtttgtttgtgtctgtgtgtttgtgtctgtgtgtgtatgtgtgtgtgtgtgttagtatgtttgTTTTAAGTGATctgttattcattcatctatctacattttGTAgactataaaataacaatatgcAATCGTATTGTTTATACATGAAAACCAGACTTAGATCACATGTAAgtcaataaatgataaaaaaaaaaatgtaaaaagagaaACCGACAACCCCCTGACCCAAACGACCAAAACAACACAAATTAACATAAATTAACATTCTTTATTAAtcctccttcgtcgcctccttcgtcgcctccttcgcccAGCTGCTGCCGCTATCTCCAGCGTCCTTCGTCAGGTGGACGTGCCTGTCATGGAGAGCGAGGACTGTGATAAGATCTATGGGATCGTCGGCGAAGGTCAAGTATGCGTTGACAGCACCGGAGGTCAAGGGACGTGTCACGTGAGTAGGCAGAGGTCATCTTGTCAATGAAGGTCATCTAGTTTTTGACGGTGactataatcatgaatatatatatatatatatatatatatatatatatatatatatatatatatatatatatatattatatatatatacacacacacacacacacatatatatatatatatatatatatatatatatatatatatatatatatatatatatatgtatgtatatgtatatgtatatgtatatgtatgtgtatatgtgtgtatatatatatatatatatatatatatatatatatatatatatatatacacacacacacacacacacacacacacacacgcacacacacacacacacacacacacacacacatatatatatatacatatacatatatacatatatatatacatataaatatacatatatatatatacatatatatatatatgtatacatatatatatatatatatatatatatatatatatatatatatatatatatatatatatatatatatatatatatatatatatatatatatagatagatagatagatagatagatagatagatagatagatagatagatagatagatagatagacagatagatagatagatatatagatatatacaatcagAAACTATGCAAACCAAAAACCATTTCActtcatattcataaaaaaaacacctcATTACAATTTTCCTTCAAGACCACAACTCCCTTGGCAACTCCTCGTCACTACTCCTCCCCCAGGGTGACTCCGGCGGGCCCCTCAACCTCAACGGCATGACCTACGGCATCGCCTCCTTCGGGTCTTCTGCAGGGTGCGAAGCCGGAGAACCAGACGGATTCACCCGAGTCTTCCATTATCTGGACTGGATCGAGGAGAAGACGGGCGTGACTCCTTGAGAAGACGGGTCAAGTTCAGAGACGTGTGGGTGGGTCTGGAGTAGAGAAAGGGgtggatatttttgttttcttttttttttttgtctttctttttctctctttctttctttctttctttctctctttttatctctttctttctttctttctacttttttttctttctctctctctgctctaactttttctttctacttttttttctctctttcttctctaacttctttctttttctctctttctttctactttttttctttctccctctctgctctaactttttgtttctacttttttttttctctctctctctgctctaacttctttctttttctctgtgtcagtctctttctttgtctctgtccctgtctttttttgtctctggttgtttgttctctctctctctctctctctcctcccgtctctctctctctctctctctctctctctctctctctctctctctctctctgctctaactTTCGCGTGATTTATTTGTTTAACGAATTCTTAAAGGCCTGCTAGTGTATAATTCTGATGTAACAAGggtagaaataaacacaaaaccacTCCATTCCTTTTAATATTGTTGACTTTGCATATGATTTTCTTCGGGAAAACGTTCGAGGTCGGCTTCAACACATTCATTGCAtaaaagagccccaataactctacgatgtccaatgtccaaacttaagtcagacaggagaagtttaatggaattaaaagaacgatcaagtagTCTTAAGTgtgtctgcagcagataaccatacaggagaacaatactcaaaatgaggcagaatagaagaaaagaagcacctacgtgtaatgttgtcttCTTCATACATCTTTTTGCACTTGTGAATGatacctaactttgatgaaattacccgagccatattcctaatatacaattcaaatgtaagctttgagtTATCTACTGAAGTGATtgagactccattaatcagcagacttggatgctgaggcaactgcgttcgagaccgactcacaatcatttctttggACTTAATAGGATTTAATTTAATGCCCCACCGAAAGCACCACGATTtgaatcatcaggtctacagtgagactatCAGCTatatcagcatatgccaacattttattagtaatgccaagccacatatcgcttgtttataagataaagagcaaagggccaagaacactaccctgaggaaccccagaagacacgcGGGGATGCAAGCTAAAACTactatcaacatgaacacgctgctgcctaccagttagaAATTCAGttgaaatacttaaaactttaccaccaacaccaaaagactgtaacaaagaataaacccttgtgattaacagtgtcaagagttgcactaaaatccagcgagacaagtcttgactcatgacacTTATCTAACTCCATTTCATGTACCAACAtaagtgcatcattgcagccaagtccctttctaaaaccaaactgagtcccTGGAAGAAagggtctcaaatgtacagaccAGCAAAAGTCCAAAAACCTTGAATAAGATTGGAGTAATTGAaatgggcccttgggaataggggtaatattaccaaagcgccagcactctgaaaatgaccCTTTGCGAAGTACAAGGCGAATGATTAGGGCTAACTTAGGAGCTAATTGgtcatttagtctttttaaactCAAAGGAAACAAGCCTTTAGGGTGTgatccaccatattcatctaattctAAAAACCATAAatctgagaaagaaaaaaaaaaaaaaaagattcttggCACCAcctgaccactgaaggcctgctggggactggAGGCCATGGCTAAATCGACATTCATGATtgcaataagaaaaggagaaagtaagaaagaaaatctgaaaaaggaaagaacataaaaaatatacatatacatatatatatatatatatatatatatatatatatatatatatatatatatatatatatgtgtgtgtgtgtgtgtgtgtgtgtatgtgtatatatacataccggtATGTggcgatatatgtgtatatatgtatatatttgtgtgtatatatatatatatatatatatatatatatatgcatgtatatttatgtatatgcttatatatatatatatatatatatatatatatatatatatatatatatacatatatatgtatgtatgtatatacatatatatatatatatatatatatatatatatatatatatatatatatatatatatttatttatttatctatgtgtttgtgtgtgtttgtatatgtatatatacacatatatacatacacacacatatgtgtatatatatatatatagatagatagatagatagatagatatagatatataggtagatacacacacacacacacacacacacacacacacacacacacacacacacacacacacacacacacatacacacacacacacatacacacacacacacacacatacacacacacacacacacacacacacacacacacatatatatatatatatatatatatatatatatatatatatatatatatgtatgtatgtatgtatttttatatatttacacaacacacacactcacaaaatggTGTAGTTACTAACTTTTGTAAATAAAAATCTGAGTTGATTTTACTTCTGTTGTATTAGATTATACATAAAATCGGTACAGGCAAAGTCTGGTCAGTTCAACTCCAGACTCAGGCCAAGTTCGAAGCAGAACGCCAGAGGTTTGTGGATCCGAGGTCTGTTCAGGGGGTGACGCCGGTCTTCTGCTCGATCCAGTCCAGGTAGTAGTAGACGCGGGTGAAGGCGTCGGGGTAGCCAGCCTCGCAGCCGGCGGCGGAACCGAAGGAGGTGATGCCGTAGGTCATGCCGTTGAGGTTGAGGGGGCCGCCGGAGTCACCCTGGAGAGGAACACAAGAAAAAGTTGAGCAATTTAATCACTCATACTGCTGAGGTCATGTtgcaagggggaagagagaggaacaccTACGTTGCAGGTTCCCTTGCCTCCTTCGGAATCAATGCAGACGACGCCGTTACCCACGATGCCGTACACGGCGTCACAGTCGTCGTTCGTCATGATGGGGACGTCCACCTGACGAAGGACGTTGGAGATACTGCCGGTGCCTGTGCGGAAACGTCATCTTTAATGTAGGTCAGAAAGAAAACGGACACGCTAAATCCACTTGAAAAATAGCAAGACAAAAAGCagtgaagaaggaggtgaagcacTTACTGTCAGAGGGGCGGCCCCATCCTGTGGGGGTGACGGTGGTTCCCACAGCCACGTCGGAGGAAGGCAGGTTGACGGTGGAAATGTTGTCTGTAACGTTCCATTGTGGTGATTGATTAGTTAGAGGTGATAATACAGTTAAGGTTTGCAGTTGCATTGTAAGTTACATTCAGTTGTAGCGCAGGTGTGTGCTAGCATACAGACCAGTGAACTCAACGGCGTTGGGCAGCCTGATGAGGGCAAGGTCGTTGGTGAGGAGGAAAGAGTTCCAGTTCTCGTGAGTGAAGAAGTCGGTGGAGGTCATGGTGACCTGTGTGTCTTCGTTCTCGCGGATGTTGTGGGCGCCCATCACCACGTCGACGAAACCGGCGCTGCAAATGAGGAACATGATGCAAGGAAAGCTTATTGCAAAGTGTATGCTATGTTTTGTGCTTGTTTCTCAGGCAGGTGaacaaaggaagtgaaagagagctGACGAAGGAGAACTGACCCGTCCATGCAGTGGGCGGCCGTGAGGACCCACTCGCTGGAGATGAGGGAACCGCCGCAGAAGTACATTCCGTCGATGAAGAGAGCCACCTGGTGGGGCCACGAGTGAGGGACGGCCTCAGTGCCGCCCACGATTTTGGCACCAGCTAGAATGCGCGATTGATTGGCAGATGAAGAGGGATTGCAGTTGCATTGGAAATGCTTCGAATGTTTCTTATTTTCAGACATGTCACAGGAGCGCAAGAGGAATACTGACCATTGGGTGCGGGTCCGCGGGCGTCGACGAGGGGCTTGGGGGACTTCCAGTGCCATGGCTTCCCGGCGGCGGGGTTTCCGCTCTGCCAGGAGAGATCGGCTCAGAAAAGGCTCTTACAGATGCACTATCAAATCCAGATAACTTACAAGTTTGCTCATACTGCTACATTCGAAGTCTTCCGAAGGCGAAAGCCGAAAACTCTAAGGCCAAGCGGAAGGCTTCGTCCGCACGGAGACTCGAGTGCGAGCGAAGCGACAGGAATActcacggcggcggcggcgacgaaggcgaggaggagggcgactCTGGCGACCATGGTGGAGGCGCTGCTGAGGCCTCCTTGGCCAGCCGCTGCTTAAGTACCGACGGCGCTTCGGTGCCTATCTTATCCAAGGTCTTATCTAGGCCTACTCTGAAGCGCGGTGGGAACGCTGGCCAAATCCCTTTACCTAAAACGGGGAATTCCCTTTCGTTTCATGCCTAAGGCTACCCATTCCGTTGCGAATTCCCACCTCGTGCAACTACAAACTCTAGATTCGCAAAAATAGACATACTTATGTATAATaattgtgtgtataaatttacacGTGAATGATATGATAGATTAATATTTGTatgataattacatacatacatatgtgtgtgtgtaatatatatatatatatatatatatatatatatatatatatatatatatatatatatatatgcatatatatatatatatatatatatatatatatatatatgtatatatatacatacttgtatctgtgcgtatgtgtgtatatgtattcatatacgtgtgtgtgtatgtagatatataaatatatgtatttatgtatatatatgtatatatgtttatatatgtatatatgtagatatatgtgtgtgggtatatatatatgtgtgtgtgtgtgtgtgtataggcgtatatgtatttagatatatagatatatgtatatacatatattcatacatacatttatatatacatacatacttaaatatatgcacatacacacacacatgcgcgcgcgcgcgcgcgcgcaaacacacacgcacaagtgcactcgaacacacacacacacacatgtgtatatatatatatatatatatatatatatatatatatatatatatatatatatatatatatgtatatatgcatcatatatgctaaatgtatttgtacatgtgcgtgtgtgtgaatacacacacacacacacacacacacacatatatatatatatatatatatatatatatatatatatatatatatatatatatgcatataaatatgtatatatccatgcatatatatacatacgtatataaatagatatacatgtatatacacataaatgtgtgtatacacacaaacacacatatatatacatatatatatgcgtgtatataagcgtgtattcgtatgtgtatatatatatatatatatatatatatatatatatatatatatatatatatatatatatttgtatatatgtttgtatgtatatatatgtatatgtatatatacatatctgtatacattcatatatacatatgtatatgtatgcatgtatctatatgtgtgtgtgtgtgtgtttgtaaatgtgtacacacacacatatatatgtatatatatgtatgtatttgtgtatatatatgcagatacatatacatacacacacacacaaatacagacacacacacatacatacatacatacatatatacatacatacatacatacatacatacatacatatatatatatatatatatatatatacgtatatacatatattgtatatatctgctcgtgtgcgtgtttgtttgcatgtgtaagtgtatgtatgtacatactaaatatatatatgtatgcactgatatgtataaatgcatttttGTTCAGTCGAGACGGAATTAGAACAACAACATGAAATCAGCATCTGTCTCGGCTCTGAGACCTTCCAGCTGCGGCCTCGCTGGGTGGCCGTAGGCTTAGGGAGGCCGTCTTCTGAGGATATAAACGGCGGCAGCTCTCTTCGACGTCAGTAGCACCTCCACCATGGTCGCCAGAgtcgctctcctcctcgccttcgtGGCCGTCGCCGTCAGTATTCCTTCCTTCACTacctaaaggccgtgtcacactaccaccttttccgtcaattttttgacaattttatttaacatgaatacaaacattctcgaatatagctcttggtttgactatgcttggctgagaaAGTTGACGgagaggttttcagacggaaacgatcattatcgtctgactggaaaatcgacgattcgctcaaaaatggacaaaatttcagataattgtcaaaaaattgatggaaaaagtgctagtgtgacagcaccttaagtccTTCTCGGTTTGGTAGCTGCAGAATGACTAGAGTAGGTTCATTTGAAGATCGACTTGGGAAATGCCATCAGTAATAAGACATGCGTTGTTTTGCTTTGCTCAGACGTTACGTATGTCAAAATTTCAAGCCAGGGATTGTTTGGTTCCTGATCACATGACTGGCGTGTCTTATCAAATCACGCAGCCTAAATTACCATTGATTTAGTATCTTAATGAATTTGCTTTGGGTTATCCCGCACTCTCCTGTAAGCCGATCTCTCCTGGCAGAGCGGAAACCCCGCCGCCGGGAAGCCATGGCACTGGAAGTCCCCCAAGCCCCTCGTCGACGCCCGCGGACCCGCACCCAATGGTCAGTATTCCTCTTGTGCTCCTGTGACATGTCTGAAAATAAGAAACATTCGAAGCATTTCCAATGCAACTGCAATCCCTCTTCATTTGCCAATCAATCGCGCATTCTAGCTGGCGCCAAAATCGTGGGCGGCACTGAGGCCGTCCCTCACTCGTGGCCCCACCAGGTGGCTCTCTTCATCGACGGAATGTACTTCTGCGGCGGTTCCCTCATCTCCAGCGAGTGGGTCCTCACGGCCGCCCACTGCATGGACGGGTCAGTTCTCCTTCGTCagctctctttcacttcctttgttCACCTGCCTGAGAAACAAGCACAAAACATAGCATACACTTTGCAATAAGCTTTCCTTGCATCATGTTCCTCATTTGCAGCGCTGGTTTCGTCGACGTGGTGATGGGCGCCCACAACATCCGCGAGAACGAAGACACACAGGTCACCATGACCTCCACCGACTTCTTCACTCACGAGAACTGGAACTCTTTCCTCCTCACCAACGATCTTGCCCTCATCAGGCTGCCCAACGCCGTTGAGTTCACTGGTCTGTATGCTAGCACACACCTGCGCTACAACTGAATGTAACTTACAATGCAACTGCAAACCTTAACTGCATTATCACCTCTAACTAATCAATCACCACAATGGAACGTTACAGACAACATTTCCACCGTCAACCTGCCTTCCTCCGACGTGGCTGTGGGAACCACCGTCACCCCCACAGGATGGGGCCGCCCCTCTGACAGTAAGTGCTTCACCTCCTTCACTGCTTTTTGTCTTGCTATTTTTCAA
This window contains:
- the LOC113805741 gene encoding chymotrypsin BII-like isoform X1, producing the protein MVARVALLLAFVAAAASGNPAAGKPWHWKSPKPLVDARGPAPNAGAKIVGGTEAVPHSWPHQVALFIDGMYFCGGSLISSEWVLTAAHCMDGAGFVDVVMGAHNIRENEDTQVTMTSTDFFTHENWNSFLLTNDLALIRLPNAVEFTDNISTVNLPSSDVAVGTTVTPTGWGRPSDSTGSISNVLRQVDVPIMTNDDCDAVYGIVGNGVVCIDSEGGKGTCNGDSGGPLNLNGMTYGITSFGSAAGCEAGYPDAFTRVYYYLDWIEQKTGVTP
- the LOC113805741 gene encoding chymotrypsin BII-like isoform X2; translated protein: MVARVALLLAFVAAASGNPAAGKPWHWKSPKPLVDARGPAPNAGAKIVGGTEAVPHSWPHQVALFIDGMYFCGGSLISSEWVLTAAHCMDGAGFVDVVMGAHNIRENEDTQVTMTSTDFFTHENWNSFLLTNDLALIRLPNAVEFTDNISTVNLPSSDVAVGTTVTPTGWGRPSDSTGSISNVLRQVDVPIMTNDDCDAVYGIVGNGVVCIDSEGGKGTCNGDSGGPLNLNGMTYGITSFGSAAGCEAGYPDAFTRVYYYLDWIEQKTGVTP
- the LOC113805739 gene encoding chymotrypsin BII-like, producing MVARVALLLAFVAVASGNPAAGKPWHWKSPKPLVDARGPAPNAGAKIVGGTEAVPHSWPHQVALFIDGMYFCGGSLISSEWVLTAAHCMDGAGFVDVVMGAHNIRENEDTQVTMTSTDFFTHENWNSFLLTNDLALIRLPNAVEFTDNISTVNLPSSDVAVGTTVTPTGWGRPSDSTGSISNVLRQVDVPIMTNDDCNAVYGIVGNGVVCIDSEGGKGTCNGDSGGPLNLNGMTYGITSFGSSAGCEAGYPDAFTRVYYYLDWIEQKTGVTP